TAAACCGTCAGTTCGTTCATTTTTAAAGTACATTACCACGCATAAGGCTGAGTTCTTACATAACAAGAAGTTTGAGTGGGCACTTGATAGCTACATTCAATCTATTGCTTCGAAGGTCAGCCATAGCTTCCGTAGTGATCTCAGAAAAGATTTGTTGGCCAATGCCGTACAAATTGAAAAAGACTTCAGTCTTCAATTTCGCGACGTCGGTAATGGCATACAAATATTTTATATAGGGGAGGGTGAATCATGATCACTCAATCTCTTGATAGCTTGATGTCTTCACCTGAAAGTCAGAACCTAAGCTTCAGTTTGAAAGGTTTACTTAAAGGACATGTTGGCATGCTGATTGCCGCGCCTAACGTTGGTAAATCTCACCTAGCTCTTTGCATAGCAATGGAACACGCTTCTTCAATGTCTTTACTTGGGATGAGTGCAGCCGACAAACCAGCAAAAACTTTGGTATTGAGTTCAGAAGACGGAGCCGGCGTGATTCAATCTCGCATGAAAGAAAAGTTGGCTAATTGCACTGTCACTATAAAGTCAGAGCTAAAAAACAATCTCCACTTTCTTACTGACCTTGAACCGATAGTGATTCCACCCGATAGCTCGGTCCAAGAACAGACAGAACATAAGCAGTATTTAGAACAACTCAAACAAACCTTCTCTGAATTCGACTTAGTGATCGTCGACACTGTAACGGAATCAATAGGCCGTTGTGAGGAAGTAAAACACGATCGCTTAATCAAAAATATTTTTCAGAACCTTGCCAGTGAATCAGGTGCCAGTTTGTTGCTTGTTCATCATGTGAATAAAGATGAAATCCGCGGTAACCAAGAAATTACCATGGCTTCAGGTGCCGGTTTAACGTCGATAATGCGACTAACAAAGTGCTTGTTTACGTTAAAGAGAAACAAAGAATCGTTGTCGATCAAATACCTTAAGAGCAATTATTTACCTGAAAATGAAAATCAAGAGTTCGCGGTTGAAGTGAGACAAAACCTCACTATTAATCCACTGGTATTCAGTTTGAAATCGAAGGCGTCTAAGCCTGCGCGTTCAGCGCAAAGCATCAAGCAGAGCCCTAAAAAAATCACGCTGCCCGGGACGATTCCAGAACAAGAAGAAATAGAAGAGCGTAAAAACCTCAGGGACGTTTTGTAAGCGACCTCTCAAACTTTCATACAGCACCGACATTCGGTGCTGTTTTTTTATCTGACACAGTTCGCACTCTTTGTTACTTGTTCATATTTTTTCGCTCAGCTTGTCCAGTTTGGATCGCCTTTAATTAAGGAGGAATCATGGCGAACTACGCGTATTTAAGAGTCTCATCAGACAGCCAAGATGTGGCAAACCAAAAACACGGGATCTATGACTACACCAATAAGGTTGGGATAGGCAATCTGGTGTTTATTGAAGATGTGGTGACTGGCAAGAAGAAATGGCGGCAACGTAAACTAGGTGCCTTAGTGGAGGGCATGACGAGCGGAGATTGCATCGTGTTTGCTGAAGTCAGTCGAATTGCGCGTTCGACGTTGCAAGTACTTGAGGTACTCGAAGTGTGTATGGAAAAGAAGATCAATGTATATATCGCCAAACAGAACTTACAGCTGGATGGTTCAATGCAATCTCGCATAACCGCTACGGTGCTTGGACTGGCTGCAGAAATAGAGCGTGAGTTT
The Vibrio echinoideorum DNA segment above includes these coding regions:
- a CDS encoding recombinase family protein encodes the protein MANYAYLRVSSDSQDVANQKHGIYDYTNKVGIGNLVFIEDVVTGKKKWRQRKLGALVEGMTSGDCIVFAEVSRIARSTLQVLEVLEVCMEKKINVYIAKQNLQLDGSMQSRITATVLGLAAEIEREFISMRTKEALAARKKNGMILGRPKGQAEKLKLDAKREQIEKYLKMGLGIRPTAKLIDEAPSTLRDYMKRRGLTLKLA
- a CDS encoding AAA family ATPase, which codes for MITQSLDSLMSSPESQNLSFSLKGLLKGHVGMLIAAPNVGKSHLALCIAMEHASSMSLLGMSAADKPAKTLVLSSEDGAGVIQSRMKEKLANCTVTIKSELKNNLHFLTDLEPIVIPPDSSVQEQTEHKQYLEQLKQTFSEFDLVIVDTVTESIGRCEEVKHDRLIKNIFQNLASESGASLLLVHHVNKDEIRGNQEITMASGAGLTSIMRLTKCLFTLKRNKESLSIKYLKSNYLPENENQEFAVEVRQNLTINPLVFSLKSKASKPARSAQSIKQSPKKITLPGTIPEQEEIEERKNLRDVL